Proteins co-encoded in one Puntigrus tetrazona isolate hp1 chromosome 20, ASM1883169v1, whole genome shotgun sequence genomic window:
- the fam49a gene encoding protein FAM49A isoform X1, whose amino-acid sequence MGNLLKVLTCTELDQGPNFFLDFENAQPTDCEREVWNQVNAVLQESESILSGLQAYKGAGQEIRDAIQNPNDMLLQERAWNSVCPLVIRLKKFYAFSLKLEQALQSLLESLTCPPYAPTQHLEREQALAKQFAEILHFTLRFDELKMRIPAIQNDFSYYRRTISRNRLNNMNLDIENEVNNEMANRMSLFYAEATPMLKTLSTATTNFVTENKTLPLENTTDCLSTMASVCKVMLETPEYTSRFNSEDTLLFCMRVMVGVIILYDHVHPNGAFNKSSKIDMKGCIKVLKDQPADNVEGLLNALKFTTKHLNDESTPKNIRTMLQ is encoded by the exons ATGGGGAATCTGTTAAAAGTGCTCACTTGCACAGAGCTTGATCAGGGGCCAAACTTTTTCCTTGACTTTGAAA ATGCACAACCGACAGACtgtgagagagaggtgtggAACCAGGTGAATGCTGTTCTCCAGGAGTCAGAGAGCATCCTGTCCGGCCTGCAAGCCTACAAGGGGGCGGGCCAGGAAATACGAGAT GCAATACAGAATCCTAACGACATGCTCCTTCAGGAGAGGGCGTGGAACTCTGTGTGTCCACTTGTCATCCGCCTAAAGAAGTTCTATGCTTTTTCACTCAAACTAG AGCAAGCGCTGCAGAGCCTTTTGGAGTCTCTGACGTGTCCGCCGTACGCTCCCACTCAGCACCTGGAGAGGGAGCAGGCCCTCGCTAAGCAGTTCGCTGAGATCCTGCATTTCACTCTCCGCTTCGATGAGCTGAAG ATGAGGATTCCAGCTATCCAGAACGACTTCAGCTACTACAGAAGAACAATCAGTCGAAACAGATTAAACAACATGAAT cttgatattgaaaatgagGTCAATAATGAAATGGCAAATAGAATGTCTCTGTTCTATGCTGAAGCCACCCCCATGCTGAAGACCCTGAGCACAGCAACGACAAACTTTGTGACAGAG aataagacattacCTCTTGAGAACACCACAGACTGTCTGAGCACTATGGCAAGTGTATGCAAGGTCATGCTAGAGACACC AGAATACACGAGTCGATTCAACAGTGAAGACACACTTCTGTTTTGTATGAGGGTGATGGTGGGGGTTATTATCCTCTATGATCATGTGCATCCAAACGGTGCCTTTAACAAATCCTCAAAAATCGAT atgaaaggatgcattaaagtcTTAAAAGATCAGCCCGCAGATAACGTTGAAGGTCTCCTTAATGCCCTCAA GTTCACCACAAAACACCTGAATGATGAGTCCACTCCAAAAAATATCCGAACAATGCTACAGTAA
- the fam49a gene encoding protein FAM49A isoform X2, giving the protein MGNLLKVLTREIENYPHFFLDFENAQPTDCEREVWNQVNAVLQESESILSGLQAYKGAGQEIRDAIQNPNDMLLQERAWNSVCPLVIRLKKFYAFSLKLEQALQSLLESLTCPPYAPTQHLEREQALAKQFAEILHFTLRFDELKMRIPAIQNDFSYYRRTISRNRLNNMNLDIENEVNNEMANRMSLFYAEATPMLKTLSTATTNFVTENKTLPLENTTDCLSTMASVCKVMLETPEYTSRFNSEDTLLFCMRVMVGVIILYDHVHPNGAFNKSSKIDMKGCIKVLKDQPADNVEGLLNALKFTTKHLNDESTPKNIRTMLQ; this is encoded by the exons ATGGGTAATCTTCTAAAAGTCCTTACAAGGGAAATAGAGAACTATCCACATTTTTTCCTGGACTTTGAAA ATGCACAACCGACAGACtgtgagagagaggtgtggAACCAGGTGAATGCTGTTCTCCAGGAGTCAGAGAGCATCCTGTCCGGCCTGCAAGCCTACAAGGGGGCGGGCCAGGAAATACGAGAT GCAATACAGAATCCTAACGACATGCTCCTTCAGGAGAGGGCGTGGAACTCTGTGTGTCCACTTGTCATCCGCCTAAAGAAGTTCTATGCTTTTTCACTCAAACTAG AGCAAGCGCTGCAGAGCCTTTTGGAGTCTCTGACGTGTCCGCCGTACGCTCCCACTCAGCACCTGGAGAGGGAGCAGGCCCTCGCTAAGCAGTTCGCTGAGATCCTGCATTTCACTCTCCGCTTCGATGAGCTGAAG ATGAGGATTCCAGCTATCCAGAACGACTTCAGCTACTACAGAAGAACAATCAGTCGAAACAGATTAAACAACATGAAT cttgatattgaaaatgagGTCAATAATGAAATGGCAAATAGAATGTCTCTGTTCTATGCTGAAGCCACCCCCATGCTGAAGACCCTGAGCACAGCAACGACAAACTTTGTGACAGAG aataagacattacCTCTTGAGAACACCACAGACTGTCTGAGCACTATGGCAAGTGTATGCAAGGTCATGCTAGAGACACC AGAATACACGAGTCGATTCAACAGTGAAGACACACTTCTGTTTTGTATGAGGGTGATGGTGGGGGTTATTATCCTCTATGATCATGTGCATCCAAACGGTGCCTTTAACAAATCCTCAAAAATCGAT atgaaaggatgcattaaagtcTTAAAAGATCAGCCCGCAGATAACGTTGAAGGTCTCCTTAATGCCCTCAA GTTCACCACAAAACACCTGAATGATGAGTCCACTCCAAAAAATATCCGAACAATGCTACAGTAA